The Vicinamibacterales bacterium genome includes the window CGCACCCCGCGCCGGCTGCCAAGCAGCCGCCGCAGATCGCGCAAGCCACCATCGCGGGGCGAGCGGCCGGCCGTGTCCACCAGCAGCGGTGTGCGGCCCCGCGTCAGCGCCTCGTCGAGATCCTCAATGGTCCGGGCAATGCGAAATGGGGCGCCGATGATGTGAGCGTAAGCACGGAGTTGCTCCACCGCGCCGGCCCTGAACGCGTCGGCGCCGACCAGCCCGAGCGGCCGGCCGTGCAGCGCGCGCTGTTGCGCCGCGATCTTCGCGATCGTGGTCGTCTTGCCGACGCCCGGGGGCCCGATGAACACCTCGACCCGGGCAAACGCTTCCTCGCCTGCGGTAATCGCCTCCATCTGCGTGGCCAGGGCCCGCTGCAACGCGCGGAGTGACGCCCCACGGCGTTCCGATGGCGACAGCCCCTCAGCGACGGCTTCGGCCAGGGACCTGGTCAGGCCGCTGGCCATGAGCCGCGCCACAATCCCGTCACTGGGGCCAGAGGTGTCGGTGGGCCGGCTGCTGGCGGCGGCCGGTCGACTCTCGCGGTCGCCACCCGGCATGCCCGCGGTCAGCTGCACTTCGCGCATGCCGAGCCACCCGCGCCAGCCGCGCGCCGGAACCATTTCGCTCGATAGCACCAGCGCGGTGGGGCCCAACTCCTCCCGGATCGCTCGAAGTGCCTGTCGCACCGTGGGTTGGCGAAACTGTTTTGCCTGCATCTCAGTCCAGCGTTGCAATGGACGCCACGCGAATCTGTGGCGGAATCTCGTTGTGTGACAGCACGCCCAGATGCGGAAGCACCCTGGCGAACAGCCGCCACACATGCGGCCGTAGCGTCGGTGTGCAGAGAAGCACAGGCTGTGCCACCGCAGCGCCGATGATTTCGGCGATCCGGCTGGCCAGTCGCTGGGCCTGTGCCGGGTCGAGGGCCAGCATGGCGCCCTGCTCGGTGCGCACGAGGGAGGACACCAGCCGCTCCTCGAGCGCCGGGGCAATGGATATGGTGGGCAGGTCGCCCTGCTCGGTCTGGTACGGTCGGCAGATGGCGCGGCCGATCGCCGCCCGCACCGCCTCCGAGACGGCATCCGGATCCTTCGTCGCCGGCAGCGCGTCGGCGATCGCTTCGAGAATGCTGGTCAGGTCGCGAATCGGCACCCGCTCGCGCAGCAGTTGCCGGAGCACCTTCTGGATGTCGCCGATCGAGGCGAGCTTCGGCACCAGTTCCTCCACGAGTTTCGGGGATGACTGCGCCACCCGGTCGACGAGTTCCTTGGTGTGCTGCCTGGTCAACAAGTCGGGCAGGAACGTGCGGATGGTTTCGGACAAGTGCGTCGACAGGGCCGTGGTCGGGTCGACCACGGTGAACCCCGCCGCCGAGGCCCGCTCCCGCTGGTCCGGACTGATCCACACCGCGGGCAGACCAAAGGCCGGCTCGCGCGTGGGCGTGCCGTCGAGCGTGATGTCCGCCGTGCCCGGGTTGATCGCCAGCAGCCGATCGGCGAACAGTTCGCCCCGCGAGACTTCGACCCCCTTGACCTGGATGGCGTAGCTGCGCGGCGCCAGCTGCAGGTTGTCGGCCACGTGCACCGGCGGCACGATCACGCCGGTCTCGGTCGCAATCTGTCGGCGGATGGCGCGCACGCGATTGAGCAGCGTGCCGCCCTGTTGTTCGTCGACCAGGGCCACCAGCGCGTAGCCCACTTCCACGCTCAGGGGATCGACGGCCACCGCCGTGTCCAACGCGTCCGGCGCCGGCGCCGGCGTCTCGGCCGAAGCTCCGGTCCGCTCGGACACGGCCCGGTTCGCATAGGCCGCCGCTCCCAGACAGGCCGCCACGGTGATGAACGCCACCTTGGGCAGGCCGGGAATCAGGGCCAGCAGCACGAGGGTGCCGGCAGCGATCGCCAGCGGCTTCGACCGGGCGAGCAGCTGATCCGCCACCTCTTCACCCAGGTGGGAATCCGACGCCGCCCGCGTGGTGATGAGACCGCCCGACATCGACACGAGCAGCGCGGGGATGGCCGTCACCAGGCCCTCTCCCACCGTCAGGATGGTATAGGTGCGTGCCGCCGTCGCCAGGTCGAGGTCGTGCTGAAACACGCCGATGATCAGGCCGGCGACGATGTTGACGCCGGTAATGAGTACCGCCGCCAGGGCGTCGCGCTGCGTGAAGCGGATCGCGCCGTCCATCGCGCCGTAGAAGTCGGCCTCTTTCCGCACCCGCTCGCGCCTGGTGCGCGCCTGGGTGTCGTCGATGATGCCGGCGTTCAGGTCGGCGTCGATCGCCATCTGCCGCCCCGGCATCGCGTCGAGCGTGAACCGGGCGGTGACTTCGGAGATGCGCACCGCGCCGTGATTGATGACCAGGAACTGAATGGCGATCAGCACCAGGAACACCACGATGCCGACCACGAAATTGCCGCCGACCACGAACTGGCCGAACGCCATGATCACGTGCCCCGCCGCGTCGACCCCGTCGTGACCGTGCATCAGGATCAACCGCGTCGACGCCACGTTCAGCGACAGGCGCAACAACGTCAGCAGCAGCAGCAACGTTGGAAACACCGAGAACTCGACCGTCTGCTTGATGTAGACGACGGTCAGCATCAGGACCACCGCCAGCCCGATGTCAACCGACAGCAGCAGATCCAGCATGAGCGGCGGCAGCGGCACGATCATGAGCAGCACCACCGCGAGCAGGCCGGCCGGCACCAGCATGTGCGAAGCGCGGCCTATGGGGGAGGTCTGTTGGGTTGTCATCGATCTCCTACAAAGTCAGCTGCTTGATCCGGACCAGGTACGCCAGCACCTCGGCCACCGCGCCAAACAAGTCGCCGGGAATCGCCTCGCCCACGTCGGCACCGCGATAGAGGGCCTGGGCCAGCGAGACGTTTTCGACCATCGGCACGCCCTGCTCGCGCGCGATCGCCTTGATCTTCTGGGCCAGCACGTCCTGCCCCTTGGCCACCACCACGGGGGCGCTGGTCATCGACCGCCGGTACTCGAGCGCCACCGCGAAGTGGGTCGGGTTGGTAATGACGACGGTGGCGGTCTTCACCGCCGTCAGCATCCGGCCCCGCGTCATCTCGCGCTGCACGCGGCGCACGCGGGCCTTGAGCTCCGGATTGCCCTCGCTCGAACGGGCCTCGTCGGCCACTTCCTGCTTCGTCATCTTCAGCGACTGGAACTGCCGCCACGCCTGCAGGCCGTAGTCGGCGCCCGCGAACGCCACCAGCGCGAAGCCCACCTGCCAGAGCAGGCGCTGCATCAGCGCCCACCCCTCGGCGGCAGCGGCCGCCGGCGCCATCCACGCCAGTCGGGGGCTCTCGGCCAACGCCGCCGCGACCACGTTGTAAGCCAGCACCCCAATCACCGTTGCCGTCACCAGGGTCTTCACCAGGTCCAGCCCCGATTGCGATGGCTTGAGACGAGACAGACCCTGCGCCGGGCTCAGGCGGGACCAGTCGGGGGCCAGGCGCTGCGGCGCAAACACCCAGCCGGCCTGCGCGAAGTGACCCGCCAGGCCAACGACGGCCGCGGTCAGCAGGAAGGGGCCCACGACCACGGCAATCACGGCCAGATCCCCGGTCATGAGCAGGGTCACGTCGTTGGGCGTGGCCGATCCGCGCGCATGCTCGTCCAGTCGCGCCAACCCGTCGGCGAGGCGGGCTCCCAGCCGCGCCATGCCCTGGGGGCCGGTCTGCACCAGGGCGCCGGTCACCGCCAACAGGGCGGCCGCCGCGACCATGTCCTGGCTGCGCGCGACCTGGCCCTTTTCCCGCGCGTCCTTCCGGCGCTTGAGCGACGGGGCTTCGGTTTTTTCTCCGGTGGAACTGTCGGCCATCGCGTGCTCAGCGGAACGCCCGCGCCAGTTGCAGCCCGATCTCGCCGGCGAGCGAGACCAACCGGGTCGTCGCGCCGGGGACCAGAGGCACGACCGCCGACACCACAACCAGGCCGATCACGACCTTCACCGGCGTGGCGACCACCATCAGGTTCATGGCGGGTGCCGCCCGGGAGATCAACCCCACGGCCAGTTCGAGCACGAGCATCACGACAATCAGGGGAGCCGCCAGCCGCAGTCCGAACACGAACACCACGCCGAGCAGCCGCATCACCGCGGCCACCAGGGAGGCGTCAACACCGCCCAAGCCGATCGGTTCGGCCACGTAGGAGGCGACCACGCCCCGCACGAGCGCATGGTGCCCGTTGACGGCGAAGAAGGTCAGCAAGGCCAGATTGCCGTAGAGCGTGGCGATGAGCGTGTTGCGCACGCCCCCTTGCGGATCGATCACCGACCCGTACGAGAGCATCAGTTGGCTGCTCGTGAGATGGCCGCCAAGCTCCGCACCGGCCAGCAGCGCCCGTAGCCCCATGGCCAAGGCGAAGCCGATCGCCAGCTCACGCGCCACCACCAGCCCCAGTCCGGCCGCACTGGCCACGGCGGGCACCGGCACGGCCGGGAGCAGCAGCAGCGCCAGCAGCAGCGCCAGACCGACGCGCACATGCGGCGGCGCGAACCCGCCGCCGAACACCGGCGCCGCCACAATCAGCATGCCCGGCCGCGCCAGCAACAGGATCGAGCGGCTCAGGGTCTCCAGATCCATCAGCGGACCAGTTCGGGCAAGCGGCCGATCAGCCCGGCGGAAAACCCGGTGACCACACGCAGCATCCAGGGAAACGTCAGCGCGAACACGACGATGATCGCCAGCGCCCGGGGAATGAACGCCAGCACGCTGTCCTGGATCGACGTCACGGTCTGAAAGATGCTGACCAGCACGCCGGCCACGACACCCGCCAGCAACATCGGCAGCGACACCAGGATGGCCGTCTCCAACGCCTGCCGAATGACGCCGACAATCAGGGCCTCGGACATTCCCGCTCCTCCCGCGCCCGCCGGGGCGTCACAGAAAACTCCGGACCAGCGAAGCCACCAGCAGGTTCCAGCCGTCGATCAGCACGAACAGCAGGATCTTGAATGGCAACGAGATCATCGCCGGCGGCAGCTGCAACATGCCCATCGACAGCAGCGTGGTCGAGACGATGAGGTCGATGAGCAGGAAAGGCACGAACAGGAAGAACCCCATCTGAAAGCCGGTCTTCAGCTCGGAAATCGCAAACGCGGGAATGACCACGCGCATCGGCAGCTCGTCCGGGTTCTTCGGCCGCGGCACGCGGCCCAGTTCAACGAACAACGCCAGGTCGGCCTCGCGCGTCTGCTTCAGCATGAACGTCCGCAGCGGTGGCGCCCCCAGTTCCAGCGCCTCGGTCACGGTGATGCGACCGGCCATGGCCGGCGCGATCGCCAGCGCGTTCATGCGCTCCCCGACCGGCGCCATGATGAACACCGTGAGAAACAGCGTGAGACCGACCAGCATCTGGTTCGACGGCATTTCCTGCGTGCCCATCGCCTGCCTCAAGAAATGGAAGACGATGGCGATTCTCGTAAAGGAGGTCATGATGACCAGCGCGGCCGGCACGAACGTCAGGAGCGTCAGGAAGATCACGACCTGAAGCGGCGCCGAGACGGCGCCGACGCCATCGACGCGCAGATCGAACTGCGACGGCTGCGCGGCAACGGTCGCCGCGGACAGGATGACTGCGACGGCGATGGACGCGATCAGCCGCGCACGGCACGTCACGAGGCGGCCTCGCGACCGATGGTGTCGTCGAGCGCGTCGCGAAACGGGCGGTTCAATTCGGTCACCAGCGTGATCTGGCCTGGCGTAACGCCGAGCAGCAACCGCCGGCCTTCGACCGCCACAATCAACAGCGAACGCCGTTCCCCAAGGGGAATCGCCGTCTCCACCGTCACCGGCTGGCCCGTCCGGCGCAGGCTGCTGCGGCGCAGGGCCCACGCCAGCGCCGCCAACACGCCAATCGTGATCACCGCCGCCGCCAGCGACCGCCCGCTGATCAGGACGGGATCCGCGCCGAACGCCGCGGCCTGACCAAGCGCCAGCAACCTCACGCCGCCTCGACTCCCGCCGGCGCGACGATGCGACTCACGCGGAACATGGAACTGTCGTCGACGATCACAACTTCGCCGTGCGCGATCGGCACGCCGTGGACGAGAAGATCGAGATCGGCGCCGGCCGACTGGTTCAGACGCACGATGCTGTGAAGGGCCAGGTGGAGACAGTCGCGCACCGACAGAGTGCCGGTGCCGATGATGAAATCCACACCACACCGGACGTCGAGCACATCGCCGAACCCCGCCACCGACTCAAGTGGACTAGAACTGGACGACGAAGTCGGAAAAGAGGACATCGTGCACCTTTACCTCGCCGTCGTGACCGACTCGTTCGGCAATGGCCGCCCTCAGGGCCGCCTTGCCCGCGGGAGTCACCAGTGCCTCGGACGTCTGTGTCGTCAGGAGTTCGAGGATCGCCGCGCGCGCGGCCATCAGGACGACGGCCGACTCCTCGATCTCCTTGGCTCGCTCCGGTGAGTCGACGACCAGGCGGACAGTCACCCGCAAGAACCTCGACGTGCCGGCATCAGCCAGGTTCACGACGAACGGTTCGAAGGTAATCAGGCCGCGCTTATGTGCGGGGACTTCCGCGGCTTCGGCCGGCGGCGTGTGACTCTCCTCGGCCGGCGCGGCGCGAAGGCTCCACCAATAGCCGCCACCGCCGATGCCACCAATGACGCCGGCAGCCAAGGCCAGATAGAGAATCTTCTTGTTCGGACTGCGCTTGGCGTCGGCCGGAGACGTCGATTGCGGTGTATCGCTCATATGCTCTCAGGCCATGAGCAAGGGCGGTGCCAGCCGCGACGCGGCGCGCACGGCGGGATTTCACGGGCGCCCTGTCCTGACCGGAGTAGCCGGCGGCTGGGATATCGTCGGGCCGCCGGACCGGGTGTGACGGCCCGGCGACACCCGGCCCGGCGACTGGCCCGAAGGCACTACGCGCCCTGGGGCATCCACTGCCACGCCACGCCGCCACCCGGGTAAGCGCCCTGGATGACATCGATGGGCCCGTAGCCGTCGCCGAAGTCAATCTTGTCGGAACTGACTTGGGTGGCGTTCACACCTTCAGCGCGCAGACGCTCGATCACGTCCGGCAGGCTCTCGGGCATCGGCTTGAAATCCTGGAAGATTCGGGCAGCCTTGTACTTGCTCGTGCTGGCGCCGTGCAGGGTCGGGTCGTCGATCTTGGAGTGGTCGAACCCGGCGAGCGTGCCGCGGAATTCGCCGCTCCCCAGGTCCGCCCGCTGCGGAGAGTTCTGCGCGCCGGTGCCCGCCGGCCAGGCCGCGGCCGCGGCTGCGCCGCCCAGCACGCCGGTGAGGAAGTCTCCGAACTCGCCACCCGACAGTCGTCCGTCCTTGTCGGTATCGAAGCGGTCCATGACCTTGGCAATGAGGTCGCTGATGTTGTCGGAAGTGGATTTCGCGGAGTTGGTATACATGAAGGGTCCTCTGGTTTCAGTGCGCTTACACGACGACTTCGAAGGTGGCCGTTCCCGCCTCTGGACGGGGCCGGCGCGGCGCCTGCCGCCGCGACTGTTCCTGGCGGGCCTGCTCTTCGCGACCCCGCTCTCGACGATCTTGCGGGGCCGACTCCGGCTGAGGCGCCTCGTCGAGAATCGTCAGCTTGTCGAGATGCAGACCGTGTTCGGCGAGCCCCTGGCGCAACGATGCCTCGTTCGCCTCGATCCACTGGCGAACCGCCGGCGTCTCGGCGTGCAACGTCGCGGTTACCGCCCCGCGCTCCACCTTGACCGCGACCGTCAACTCGCCGAGGTACTCGGGCCGCAGGCGGACGTGGGCCTCCCCACCGCCAGCCATCGCCTGCAGCCGGATCGAGTGCACGATCTGCCGGGGCAGTTCGGTTTCCGCAACCGGATCCGCGACGGCCGATGTCGCGGCCGTCGGCGGCACGGCCGGCATCGACAACCGGCTCTCCGTGGTGACGGACAGCACCGTCGGGGCGCTCGCGTGCTCCCGTGCCGGCGTCCCTGACGGCCACCGCTGCGGCGACTCGCCGCTCCCCGGGTCTTGTTTCGACGCAGGCATCACGGGACCCACGCGGTCGGCGTTGATCCCCGGACGGCCATCCGCAGGAAGACGCCGCTCGTCCTCGGAACGGTTCTCGGCTTGCGCCGGCTGGCTGGCTCGGTTGCCAGACTTGGTGCGACCGAGAACCAGTGTCTCTCCGGTGGGCACCGCGGCCAGGACGTCCGCGCCCCGTGCCGGAGCCGCGGCCGGGTCCGGCTCAATCAGGCCAGACGCCACGCTGCCCGCCATCGTGTGCTCGGGAGACATGGCCGGTGTCACCTGCGCTGCATCCACAAATGCCGCGGTCGGAACTCCCGACGGCACCGGGGTCGGCACCGCTGTCGACACTCTGGCCGCCTGATCCTGGATCGCGCGACCGCTGGCCTGCGGTGGAATACCGGCCTGCGCCTCGTCGAGGACAGCCGCCTCCCATTCGCTGGCCGTCGAGACAACGCTCGACCCGCGACGCAGGCTAATGGGGAAGGCCTCAGGAGCGCCCGCCGGGCCGTCCACCGGACGACGTTCGGAAAAGGGCGCTCCCGGGCCCGGGACGATCGGTATGGCAACGCCTGCTATTTGTTGAAGCATCCCAACCGGGAACACGCTGGTGGCATTCCCGGGATCGGCATCGTCGCCGTTGTCGCGCGGGGCGGATTCCGAAGAGATGGGGACGTCGGTGTCCCGGTGCGGAGAACCGGCCACCGCCGCCGGGTTCGAAAGAACCAGATCGGGAGGTCGCACCCAGTCGGCCACGATGGTGATCGCACCGGGGTTGACGTCGGCAGCCTCGCCGGACTCATCCGAGAGGTTGAACGACGCCGCGGTTGCGCCGGCGCCAACCGCGGCCGTCGCGGCGCCTTCCGGGGCGAGGTGCGCCGTCAGTTGCTGCAGCATGCCGACAAACGCGGCCGCGTCGGTGAAGAGCTCTGGGTCGTCGGCGGGAGCCGCGGCGGCGGGAAACGCCGCCGCCACGGCCGCCGGGAACTGTACGCCTAACGCAATCACGATGACGTCACCTAGCGCTTGAGGTTCAGCGTCTCGAGCAGCAGCTCGTCGGCCACGGTGATGCTCTTGGAGTTGGCCTGGTAGCCGCGCTGCGCGAGGATCATCTGCGTGAACTCCTGCGCGATGTCGACGTTCGACTGCTCCAGCGAACTGCCGATCAGCGTGCCTCGGCCGCCCTCGCCGGCCACGCCGATGTTGGCGATGCCGGCCGACGCGCTTTCGCCGTAGCGGTTCGATCCGAGCTTCACGAGCCCCTGTGGGTTGTTGAAGTTGGCGAGCGCCATCTGACCGATGGCCACGTTCCCGCCGGACCCGAAGGTCGCCAGGATCTGCCCCTCTGAATCGATGCTGATGCTGTTGACGGTGCCGGCCGCCGCGCCGTTCTGCGTCTTCGACGAGGTGGCCGACGGGTTGGCAAATCCGGTGAGGGAGCCCACGCCGTTCGCATCCACCAAGTCCCAAGAGATGGCCGTGGCCGTGGCGCCGTTCTTCCAGACGGGTCCGGGGATGTTCACATCCGCCGCGGCCGCGCCATTGACCAGGTTCAACTTGCCGGCGGCGGTGAAGGTGAGCGTGCCGGCGGCAATCTGAAAGGGCGTGCCCGGGACGCCTGGGGTCACGTCCTCACCAGGCACCGTCATCGCATAACTCCAGGCACCGGCGGCGGTGTTGGTATAGGTGATCGTGGCCACGTGGGGTGCACCGAGCGCGTCGTAGATCTCGACCGACGCGGAGAAGGTCGATGCCACGGCAGCGGCCGAATCGAGGTTGCTGATCGTGCCGAACTTGGTGGTCGCCGTGGGCGCGCGCAACACACCCGGCGGCACGACGATGCTGCTCGGCTGGCCCGTGGTGATCACGTCCCCGGTGACCGGATTGATCGCGGTATACCCCTGGACAGGCAGCCCATCGGGCGTCACCAGCATGCCGTCGGCGTCGAACGAGAAATCCCCCGCCCGTGTGTACGACCGGTTGTTGGCGTCGCCGACGACGAAGAAGCCGTTGCCTTGAATGGCGACGTTGGTGGGCACCCCGGTGTTCTCAATGCCCCCCTGCTTGAAGCTCGGGGAGATCGAGCCGGTCATCACGCCCAGGCCGACCTGCATGGGATTGGCGCTCGATCCGCCCACCGACTGGCTCACCAGATCCATGAACTGGACCGTGCTGGCCTTGAAGCCAATCGTGTTGATGTTGGCCAGGTTGTTGCCGATCACATTCAGCTTCTGCTGGTTGACGTTGAGCCCGGACAGACTCGAGGAGAAACCCATTTACTTGGCCTCCGGCGACGGGGTGGCGTCGGTGACCGACCCCACCTGGTTGAAGAACTTCGACATCGATTCGAGCTTCGTGTTTACCTGCTGCAATTGTTCGAGCGCGGAGAACTGCGCCAACTGCGCAAGGAATTCACCGTCGGCCTGCGGCTGGGTCGGGTCCTGATGCTGGAGCTGCGTCAGCAGCAGCCGCATGAACGCGTCGCGGCCGAGCGCATCCTGCATCGTCGTACCGGGGGAAGACGCGCCGGCTTGGCTGGTGTTCGTCGTGGAATCAATCGTCATCGTTCGTAGCCTCTCCGCCGGCGGCATGCGTGAGATACCGCAGGTTCGCCGCCGTGTTCATCTCCCGGCTTTCGTGCCGGACCGTCTCGAGTTGATGCCGGTGCCAGGCCCGGTCGCGCAGCCGTTCGAGCACGCGACGCCGCTGGTGAGCGACACCGACCGAGGCGGTCGCGCGGTCGACGGTCGCGGCCGATGCCGCCGTGACCGTGCGGCACGCGTCCACCTCAAGTCGCTGTCTCCTTATCCAACTTTGGTGCCATCCGAGCCGCCAACCCTCGGCGCCCGCGTTTTGCGCGGCGGCCGAGGCGCCGGCGGCGTCGGCGGCGGCCTGCCGCGCCGTCCGCGCCCGCGCCTCGGCCTGATCCAGCGCGTTTTGCGCCTGAACCAGGCGCTGGCGCGCGGCGTCTTCTTCTTTCCGGCGAAGGTCGAGCACGACGGACGCGCGGAACCGGAAGGGGCGCATCGCCGTCAGAGCGACCGCAGGGCGCCGATGGCGTCGGGCAGCGTGTCGCTGGTGTCAGCGGGCTGACACAGGAAGGCCGAGACGGCCTCGCGTCGATCGAGCGCGGTATCGATGCGCGCATTGCTGCCGCGCACGTAGGCGCCGACACTGACCAGGTCGTCGCTATCGCGGAGCGTCGCCAGCCACTCGCGCACCTGGCCCGCCTTGCCGCGGTGTTCGGCGTCGGCCACCTGGGGCATGGTCCGGCTGATGCTCGCCAGGATGTCGATGGCGGGATAGTGGTTGCGCGCGGCCAGATCGCGCGAGAGCACGATGTGACCGTCGAGGATGCCACGGACCGCATCGGCGATCGGCTCGTTGGTGTCATCGCCTTCGACGAGCACGGAGTAGATGGCGGTGATGCTGCCGCTGCCGCGGACGTTGCCGGCGCGTTCGAGCAGGCCCGGCAGCAACGCGAAGACCGACGGCGGGTAGCCCTTGGCGGTCGGCGGTTCGCCGGCGGCGAGACCCACTTCGCGCTGCGCCATGGCGAACCGCGTGACCGAGTCCATCATCAGGAGGACGTTCTTCCCCTGATCGCGAAAATGTTCGGCGATGGCGGTCGCGCCATAGGCGGCGCGGAGGCGCACCAGTGGCGGGCTGTCCGAGGTGGACACGACGACGACCGCGCGCGACAGCCCGCTCGGCCCCAGGTCGTGCTCGAGAAAACTGCGCACCTCGCGTCCGCGCTCGCCGACCAGCGCCAGAACGACGACATCGGCTTGCGTGCCACGGGCCATCATGCCAAGCAGGGTGCTCTTGCCGACACCGCTGCCGCCGAACAGGCCGACGCGCTGGCCGCGGCCACAGGTCAGCAACCCGTCGATGGCGCGTACGCCGGTGCCGATCGGCGACGAAATCGGATCGCGCGCCAGGGGATTCATCGCGGCCGGCTTCAGCGGCATCCGGGCCTGCGCGCGGAGCGGCCCCTTGCCGTCGATCGGCTGGCCGAGACCATCGATCACGCGCCCGAGCAACGCCTCGCCCGCCGGCATTGAGAGCACGCCGCCGCGAGCGACAATGCGGTCGCCGGGACAGATGCCGGCGGTGTCGCCCAGCGGCACCGAGAGCAGGCGACCCTCGCGAAACCCGACAATTTCCATCGGCACGACGGCGCCGCCCCTGCGGCGCAACTCGCACACTTCGCCGATGCGGGCCTGCGGACCGATCGACTCCACCAGTAGTCCGACCACGCGCGATACCCGACCCATCATGGGCGCGGGCTCGGTGTCCCGAACCAGGTCGAAGTAAGCGTCGAGACTGATGGCGGCTGGATCAGCCGGCAAGTGACACCTGCGGCTGCAACGCCGTCGCCTCCGGGTGCGCACCGAGGAGCGCCGTCGCGAGCTCGGCAATCTGAGCGTCCGCGCTGACATCGATCAGGCCAAAGTCCGAGCGCACCAGACACCCACCCCGGCGCACGGCGGGATCGGCCACCACCTGCACCGCGCCGGTGGCGGCATGGCCGCTCGCACCGGCCGTCGCCGCGTAGTCAGCGGGATGCAGACGGATCGTGGCGTTGGCGACTTCACCCATGCGCTCCAGCGCCACCCGCGCCATG containing:
- a CDS encoding flagellar basal body-associated FliL family protein; this encodes MSDTPQSTSPADAKRSPNKKILYLALAAGVIGGIGGGGYWWSLRAAPAEESHTPPAEAAEVPAHKRGLITFEPFVVNLADAGTSRFLRVTVRLVVDSPERAKEIEESAVVLMAARAAILELLTTQTSEALVTPAGKAALRAAIAERVGHDGEVKVHDVLFSDFVVQF
- a CDS encoding flagellar hook-length control protein FliK, translating into MIALGVQFPAAVAAAFPAAAAPADDPELFTDAAAFVGMLQQLTAHLAPEGAATAAVGAGATAASFNLSDESGEAADVNPGAITIVADWVRPPDLVLSNPAAVAGSPHRDTDVPISSESAPRDNGDDADPGNATSVFPVGMLQQIAGVAIPIVPGPGAPFSERRPVDGPAGAPEAFPISLRRGSSVVSTASEWEAAVLDEAQAGIPPQASGRAIQDQAARVSTAVPTPVPSGVPTAAFVDAAQVTPAMSPEHTMAGSVASGLIEPDPAAAPARGADVLAAVPTGETLVLGRTKSGNRASQPAQAENRSEDERRLPADGRPGINADRVGPVMPASKQDPGSGESPQRWPSGTPAREHASAPTVLSVTTESRLSMPAVPPTAATSAVADPVAETELPRQIVHSIRLQAMAGGGEAHVRLRPEYLGELTVAVKVERGAVTATLHAETPAVRQWIEANEASLRQGLAEHGLHLDKLTILDEAPQPESAPQDRRERGREEQARQEQSRRQAPRRPRPEAGTATFEVVV
- a CDS encoding FliM/FliN family flagellar motor switch protein, translated to MAGFGDVLDVRCGVDFIIGTGTLSVRDCLHLALHSIVRLNQSAGADLDLLVHGVPIAHGEVVIVDDSSMFRVSRIVAPAGVEAA
- a CDS encoding EscU/YscU/HrcU family type III secretion system export apparatus switch protein yields the protein MADSSTGEKTEAPSLKRRKDAREKGQVARSQDMVAAAALLAVTGALVQTGPQGMARLGARLADGLARLDEHARGSATPNDVTLLMTGDLAVIAVVVGPFLLTAAVVGLAGHFAQAGWVFAPQRLAPDWSRLSPAQGLSRLKPSQSGLDLVKTLVTATVIGVLAYNVVAAALAESPRLAWMAPAAAAAEGWALMQRLLWQVGFALVAFAGADYGLQAWRQFQSLKMTKQEVADEARSSEGNPELKARVRRVQREMTRGRMLTAVKTATVVITNPTHFAVALEYRRSMTSAPVVVAKGQDVLAQKIKAIAREQGVPMVENVSLAQALYRGADVGEAIPGDLFGAVAEVLAYLVRIKQLTL
- the fliP gene encoding flagellar type III secretion system pore protein FliP (The bacterial flagellar biogenesis protein FliP forms a type III secretion system (T3SS)-type pore required for flagellar assembly.), translating into MTCRARLIASIAVAVILSAATVAAQPSQFDLRVDGVGAVSAPLQVVIFLTLLTFVPAALVIMTSFTRIAIVFHFLRQAMGTQEMPSNQMLVGLTLFLTVFIMAPVGERMNALAIAPAMAGRITVTEALELGAPPLRTFMLKQTREADLALFVELGRVPRPKNPDELPMRVVIPAFAISELKTGFQMGFFLFVPFLLIDLIVSTTLLSMGMLQLPPAMISLPFKILLFVLIDGWNLLVASLVRSFL
- a CDS encoding flagellar biosynthetic protein FliO, with product MRLLALGQAAAFGADPVLISGRSLAAAVITIGVLAALAWALRRSSLRRTGQPVTVETAIPLGERRSLLIVAVEGRRLLLGVTPGQITLVTELNRPFRDALDDTIGREAAS
- a CDS encoding flagellar biosynthetic protein FliR, coding for MDLETLSRSILLLARPGMLIVAAPVFGGGFAPPHVRVGLALLLALLLLPAVPVPAVASAAGLGLVVARELAIGFALAMGLRALLAGAELGGHLTSSQLMLSYGSVIDPQGGVRNTLIATLYGNLALLTFFAVNGHHALVRGVVASYVAEPIGLGGVDASLVAAVMRLLGVVFVFGLRLAAPLIVVMLVLELAVGLISRAAPAMNLMVVATPVKVVIGLVVVSAVVPLVPGATTRLVSLAGEIGLQLARAFR
- a CDS encoding flagellar biosynthetic protein FliQ gives rise to the protein MSEALIVGVIRQALETAILVSLPMLLAGVVAGVLVSIFQTVTSIQDSVLAFIPRALAIIVVFALTFPWMLRVVTGFSAGLIGRLPELVR
- the flhA gene encoding flagellar biosynthesis protein FlhA: MTTQQTSPIGRASHMLVPAGLLAVVLLMIVPLPPLMLDLLLSVDIGLAVVLMLTVVYIKQTVEFSVFPTLLLLLTLLRLSLNVASTRLILMHGHDGVDAAGHVIMAFGQFVVGGNFVVGIVVFLVLIAIQFLVINHGAVRISEVTARFTLDAMPGRQMAIDADLNAGIIDDTQARTRRERVRKEADFYGAMDGAIRFTQRDALAAVLITGVNIVAGLIIGVFQHDLDLATAARTYTILTVGEGLVTAIPALLVSMSGGLITTRAASDSHLGEEVADQLLARSKPLAIAAGTLVLLALIPGLPKVAFITVAACLGAAAYANRAVSERTGASAETPAPAPDALDTAVAVDPLSVEVGYALVALVDEQQGGTLLNRVRAIRRQIATETGVIVPPVHVADNLQLAPRSYAIQVKGVEVSRGELFADRLLAINPGTADITLDGTPTREPAFGLPAVWISPDQRERASAAGFTVVDPTTALSTHLSETIRTFLPDLLTRQHTKELVDRVAQSSPKLVEELVPKLASIGDIQKVLRQLLRERVPIRDLTSILEAIADALPATKDPDAVSEAVRAAIGRAICRPYQTEQGDLPTISIAPALEERLVSSLVRTEQGAMLALDPAQAQRLASRIAEIIGAAVAQPVLLCTPTLRPHVWRLFARVLPHLGVLSHNEIPPQIRVASIATLD